Proteins encoded by one window of Streptomyces sp. ALI-76-A:
- a CDS encoding MFS transporter, translated as MTSILRPANPTEAVQRPGRWLALSVLVLAVLLVAVDATVLGLATPYISEDLEPTGTQLLWIGDVYSFVIAGLLVSMGSLGDRIGRKRILLIGATAFGAVSVLNAYATTPELMIAARALLGVAGATLMPATLALIRNLFHDPRERSLAVGIWGATASAGTAVGPIVGGFLLEHFWWGSVFLINLPVMAVLVLVGIKLLPESRNPSPGPWDMLSVVLSLVGMIALVYAVKEGATHGLTWETLGAALLGAGALHGFVRRQFSLPAPLLDMRLFRHRGFSGAVLADLLTILGLSGLVFFLSQYLQLVQGRRPLEAGLAELPAAVGAVAAGLIAGTTARRFSVRSVVAGGLAAVGLALASLTVIDQSTGYPLLGAALLVVGVGAGFSFTVTADVILSSVPKEQAGSASAVSETAYELGAALGIAVLGSIVTGVYRDFTGPVGTPAEARESLGGAVEAAGGLPAHTSAAMLDAARESFVDGLALAAGVGAAVLLVTAVAAWFLLRGQRLDGGR; from the coding sequence ATGACCAGCATCCTGCGGCCGGCGAACCCGACCGAGGCGGTGCAGCGTCCCGGCCGTTGGCTCGCGCTGTCCGTCCTGGTGCTCGCCGTGCTGCTGGTGGCCGTCGACGCGACCGTCCTCGGTCTCGCGACCCCGTACATCAGCGAGGACCTGGAGCCCACCGGCACCCAGCTGCTGTGGATCGGTGACGTCTACTCGTTCGTCATCGCCGGACTGCTCGTCTCCATGGGCAGCCTCGGCGACCGCATCGGCCGCAAGCGGATCCTGCTCATCGGCGCGACCGCGTTCGGGGCGGTCTCCGTCCTCAACGCCTACGCCACCACACCCGAGTTGATGATCGCGGCCCGGGCCCTGCTCGGAGTGGCCGGCGCGACCCTGATGCCCGCCACGCTCGCCCTGATCCGCAACCTCTTCCACGACCCGCGCGAACGCAGCCTGGCCGTCGGCATCTGGGGCGCGACGGCGTCCGCCGGCACGGCCGTGGGACCCATCGTCGGCGGTTTCCTGCTCGAACACTTCTGGTGGGGCTCGGTCTTCCTGATCAACCTGCCCGTGATGGCGGTCCTGGTCCTCGTCGGCATCAAGCTGCTGCCCGAGTCGCGGAACCCCAGTCCCGGCCCGTGGGACATGCTCAGTGTCGTGCTGTCGCTGGTCGGCATGATCGCCCTGGTGTACGCCGTCAAGGAGGGCGCGACCCACGGCCTCACCTGGGAGACGCTCGGCGCGGCCCTGCTGGGAGCGGGCGCGCTGCACGGCTTCGTGCGACGGCAGTTCAGCCTGCCGGCCCCGCTGCTGGACATGCGGCTGTTCCGCCACCGCGGCTTCAGCGGCGCGGTCCTGGCCGACCTGCTGACCATCCTCGGACTGTCGGGGCTGGTGTTCTTCCTCTCCCAGTACCTGCAACTCGTCCAGGGCAGGCGGCCGTTGGAGGCCGGCCTCGCCGAGCTGCCGGCCGCCGTCGGCGCGGTGGCGGCCGGTCTGATCGCCGGCACGACGGCCCGGCGGTTCTCGGTACGGTCCGTGGTCGCCGGCGGACTGGCGGCCGTCGGCCTCGCCCTGGCCTCGCTCACCGTCATCGACCAGTCCACCGGCTACCCGCTCCTCGGCGCCGCGCTGCTGGTCGTCGGCGTCGGCGCGGGCTTCTCCTTCACCGTGACCGCCGACGTGATCCTCTCCAGCGTGCCCAAGGAACAGGCGGGTTCCGCCTCCGCGGTCTCCGAGACGGCGTACGAGCTGGGCGCGGCCCTGGGGATCGCGGTGCTCGGTTCGATCGTGACCGGTGTCTACCGCGACTTCACGGGCCCGGTGGGCACGCCGGCGGAGGCGCGCGAGTCGTTGGGCGGGGCGGTGGAGGCGGCCGGGGGGCTGCCCGCGCACACGTCCGCGGCGATGCTGGACGCGGCCCGCGAGTCCTTCGTGGACGGCCTCGCCCTCGCCGCGGGCGTGGGCGCGGCGGTCCTGCTGGTGACGGCGGTGGCGGCCTGGTTCCTGCTCCGGGGCCAGCGGCTCGACGGCGGGCGGTAG
- a CDS encoding sigma-70 family RNA polymerase sigma factor, producing the protein MTHDLLTTLRPLLTAEASAEAHATGTEPGDLEQAVWLRLLEHLDAQGAPRDPHGWLRRAVRSESRRTRRTTRRERPYDVEPADDGDRTPEQLALAAARRRALHDAVRRLPGRCPDLMRALLSPRDLTYREIAGELGISQGSLGPERSRCLGCLRRLLTPEVAARGRRG; encoded by the coding sequence ATGACGCACGACCTGCTCACCACCCTGCGCCCCCTGCTCACCGCAGAGGCCTCCGCGGAGGCCCACGCCACCGGGACGGAACCCGGTGACCTGGAACAGGCCGTCTGGCTCCGCCTCCTGGAGCACCTCGACGCCCAGGGCGCCCCGCGCGACCCGCACGGCTGGCTCCGCCGCGCCGTCCGCTCCGAGTCCCGACGCACCCGTCGTACGACCCGCCGCGAGCGGCCCTACGACGTGGAGCCGGCCGACGACGGTGACCGGACCCCCGAACAGCTCGCCCTCGCCGCCGCCCGCCGCCGTGCCCTGCACGACGCGGTGCGCCGCCTGCCCGGCCGCTGTCCCGATCTGATGCGGGCGCTCCTGTCGCCGAGAGACCTCACCTATCGCGAGATCGCGGGGGAGTTGGGTATCTCACAGGGCAGCCTTGGTCCGGAACGTTCCAGATGCCTGGGATGTCTGCGGAGATTGCTGACACCGGAGGTTGCGGCCCGCGGACGGCGGGGATAG
- a CDS encoding TetR/AcrR family transcriptional regulator, which yields MSVDRDHVLRSAAALLTRRSTATMDEVAKAAGISRATLHRQFAGRDALVRALEALGIAECEAALDAARLDDGPASDAVRRLVRALEPAAGLLAFLYTENQLFEGEEQNAGWSQLDERISALFRRGQLEGEFRIDLTPAWLAEALFGLLASGVWMVQSGKGAPKDFQHMIVELLLGGALRRPGPPPGPQRSA from the coding sequence ATGTCTGTCGACCGTGACCACGTGCTGCGCAGTGCCGCGGCCCTGCTGACCCGTAGATCCACCGCGACCATGGACGAGGTCGCCAAGGCCGCCGGGATCAGCCGGGCCACGCTGCACCGCCAGTTCGCCGGGCGGGACGCGCTGGTCCGGGCGCTGGAGGCGCTCGGCATCGCGGAGTGCGAGGCCGCCCTGGACGCGGCCCGCCTGGACGACGGCCCCGCGAGCGACGCCGTACGCCGCCTGGTCCGCGCCCTCGAACCCGCCGCCGGGCTGCTCGCCTTCCTCTACACCGAGAACCAGCTGTTCGAGGGCGAGGAGCAGAACGCGGGCTGGTCCCAGCTCGACGAACGGATCTCCGCCCTGTTCCGGCGCGGCCAGCTGGAGGGCGAGTTCCGGATCGACCTCACGCCCGCCTGGCTCGCCGAGGCGCTGTTCGGACTGCTGGCCTCCGGCGTCTGGATGGTGCAGAGCGGCAAGGGCGCGCCCAAGGACTTCCAGCACATGATCGTCGAACTGCTGCTCGGCGGCGCGCTCCGGCGTCCGGGGCCACCTCCGGGGCCACAGCGGTCGGCGTAG
- a CDS encoding glycerophosphodiester phosphodiesterase encodes MGTRGTQGSRGSRESQEPNGAGATGRRALLGAAVLGAGGAALGLPGTASAAGTGHGRGGLKSLPVPTIIGHRGASGYRPEHTLGSYQLALDLGADIVEAGDLVPTRDGHLVCRHEPEIGGTTDVADHPEFAGRRTTKLLDGVSLTGWFTEDFTLAELKTLRAVERIPANRPHNTLYDGRWEIPTFEEVLKWQDEQTRKRGKQVWIYPELKHPTYFRELGLGLEERVARLLRRSGKDGKNAPVILQSFEPTSIQRLNQLVGNPLVVLLSSAGSRPWDFVETGDPRTVADLVTPKGLKEIASYAQGIGPSLDLIVPRDAAGRLTTPTTLVKDAHRAGLILHPYTLRNENPFLPAEFREGTDADAYGDVFGAYRAYFATGIDGVFTDHPDTGLLAREDFVNG; translated from the coding sequence ATGGGAACGCGGGGAACACAGGGGTCGCGAGGATCACGGGAGTCGCAGGAGCCGAACGGGGCCGGCGCGACCGGGCGGCGGGCGCTGCTCGGCGCCGCGGTCCTCGGGGCCGGGGGAGCGGCGCTCGGCCTGCCGGGCACGGCGAGCGCCGCCGGTACCGGGCACGGGAGGGGCGGGCTGAAGAGCCTGCCCGTGCCCACGATCATCGGCCACCGGGGTGCCAGTGGCTACCGCCCCGAGCACACCCTGGGCTCCTATCAACTCGCCCTCGACCTGGGCGCCGACATCGTCGAGGCCGGTGACCTGGTGCCCACCAGGGACGGTCACCTCGTCTGCCGCCACGAGCCGGAGATCGGCGGCACCACGGACGTCGCCGACCACCCCGAGTTCGCCGGCCGCCGGACCACCAAGCTGCTCGACGGGGTCTCCCTCACCGGCTGGTTCACCGAGGACTTCACCCTCGCCGAGCTCAAGACGCTCCGCGCGGTCGAGCGCATCCCGGCCAACCGCCCGCACAACACCCTCTACGACGGCCGCTGGGAGATCCCCACCTTCGAAGAGGTCCTGAAGTGGCAGGACGAGCAGACCCGCAAGCGCGGCAAGCAGGTCTGGATCTACCCCGAGCTCAAGCACCCCACCTACTTCCGCGAGCTGGGCCTGGGCCTGGAGGAGCGGGTCGCCCGGCTGCTGCGCAGGTCCGGCAAGGACGGGAAGAACGCGCCCGTCATCCTGCAGTCCTTCGAGCCGACCAGCATCCAGCGCCTGAACCAGCTCGTCGGCAACCCCCTGGTGGTGCTGCTGTCCTCCGCCGGCAGCCGCCCCTGGGACTTCGTCGAGACCGGCGACCCCCGAACGGTCGCCGACCTCGTCACCCCGAAGGGCCTCAAGGAGATCGCCTCCTACGCCCAGGGCATCGGCCCGAGCCTCGACCTCATCGTCCCGCGCGACGCGGCCGGCCGGCTCACCACGCCGACCACGCTCGTCAAGGACGCCCACCGGGCGGGCCTGATCCTGCACCCGTACACCCTGCGCAACGAGAACCCCTTCCTGCCCGCCGAGTTCCGCGAGGGCACGGACGCGGACGCCTACGGCGACGTCTTCGGCGCCTACCGGGCGTACTTCGCCACGGGCATCGACGGCGTCTTCACCGACCATCCCGACACCGGTCTGCTCGCCCGCGAGGACTTCGTCAACGGCTGA
- a CDS encoding L,D-transpeptidase family protein — MRPAAVAALLSASLLTLGTAPGGGPAPPPLPARMADTGGGGQLLTAVAPRAGATSGTVTWWDRRDGRWTKSGSAPARFGAKGLVEGTSRRQGTNTTPTGLYDLPYAFGVEAAPRGTTYPYRAVRKASWWCQDNASRSYNRWVEPRPADCRASRSERLLSYRTQYAYAMVVGFNYAEPVRGRGAGIFLHVHGRGATAGCVSVSAAAMRRILGWAEPGRRPHLAIGTVSGRTAITRY, encoded by the coding sequence ATGCGCCCCGCCGCCGTCGCCGCCCTGCTGTCCGCGTCCCTGCTCACCCTCGGCACCGCCCCCGGCGGCGGACCGGCACCGCCGCCACTGCCCGCGCGGATGGCGGACACCGGGGGCGGCGGCCAGCTGCTCACCGCGGTGGCCCCGCGGGCCGGCGCCACGTCGGGCACGGTGACGTGGTGGGACCGGCGGGACGGCCGGTGGACGAAGTCCGGTTCGGCGCCGGCCCGCTTCGGGGCGAAGGGTCTCGTCGAGGGCACCTCGCGCCGGCAGGGCACGAACACGACGCCGACGGGGCTGTACGACCTGCCGTACGCCTTCGGCGTCGAGGCGGCGCCGCGCGGGACGACGTACCCGTACCGGGCGGTGCGGAAGGCCTCCTGGTGGTGCCAGGACAACGCCTCGCGGTCCTACAACCGGTGGGTGGAGCCGCGTCCCGCGGACTGCCGGGCGAGCCGGTCGGAGCGGTTGCTGTCCTACCGGACGCAGTACGCGTACGCGATGGTCGTCGGGTTCAACTACGCCGAGCCGGTGCGGGGGCGCGGCGCGGGCATCTTCCTGCATGTCCACGGGCGGGGCGCGACGGCCGGCTGCGTGTCGGTGTCCGCGGCGGCGATGCGGCGGATCCTCGGGTGGGCCGAGCCCGGGCGCAGACCGCACCTGGCCATCGGGACCGTGAGCGGACGTACGGCGATCACGCGGTACTGA
- a CDS encoding aldo/keto reductase: MPFARLAAATTPTCHIGFGLAAVGRPGYINLGRDHDLGADRSVDALRARTHELLDAAHAQGVRYFDVARSYGRSEEFLADWLRARPGIDDVVVGSKWGYTYTAGWTTDAEQHEVKDHGVPTFERQRAETDALLGDRLDLYQIHSVTPDSPALTDKELHAKLAEAAAGGVTIGFSTSGPAQADAIRAALAVTVDGEPLFRTVQSTYNALETSAAPALAEAHDAGLTVIVKEAMANGRLAEPYAPPALKAVAEETSLGCDAIALALVLRRPWAGVVLSGAATPTQLASNLHAAVADLDEDQLARLDVLAEEPHVYWERRGQLPWH, translated from the coding sequence ATGCCCTTCGCCCGCCTGGCCGCAGCAACGACCCCCACCTGCCACATCGGCTTCGGTCTCGCCGCGGTCGGCCGGCCCGGCTACATCAACCTCGGCCGGGACCACGACCTCGGTGCGGACCGCAGCGTCGACGCCCTGCGCGCCCGCACCCACGAGCTCCTCGACGCCGCCCACGCGCAGGGCGTCCGCTACTTCGACGTCGCCCGCTCCTACGGCCGTTCGGAGGAGTTCCTCGCCGACTGGCTGCGGGCCCGCCCCGGCATCGACGACGTGGTCGTCGGCAGCAAGTGGGGCTACACCTACACCGCCGGCTGGACCACCGACGCCGAACAGCACGAGGTCAAGGACCACGGCGTCCCCACGTTCGAGCGGCAGCGGGCCGAGACCGACGCCCTGCTCGGGGACCGGCTCGACCTCTACCAGATCCACTCGGTGACCCCCGACAGCCCCGCCCTCACCGACAAGGAACTGCACGCGAAGCTCGCCGAGGCCGCCGCCGGGGGCGTCACCATCGGCTTCTCCACCAGCGGGCCGGCCCAGGCCGACGCGATCCGGGCCGCCCTCGCCGTCACGGTCGACGGCGAACCCCTCTTCCGAACCGTCCAGTCGACGTACAACGCCCTGGAGACCTCGGCGGCCCCCGCCCTCGCCGAGGCGCACGACGCCGGACTCACGGTCATCGTGAAGGAGGCCATGGCCAACGGGCGTCTCGCGGAGCCGTACGCGCCCCCCGCGCTGAAGGCCGTGGCCGAGGAGACCTCGCTCGGCTGTGACGCGATCGCCCTCGCGCTGGTGCTCCGCCGGCCGTGGGCCGGGGTCGTCCTCTCCGGAGCCGCGACCCCCACCCAGCTCGCCTCCAACCTGCACGCCGCCGTCGCCGACCTGGACGAGGACCAGCTGGCCAGGCTGGACGTGCTCGCGGAGGAGCCGCACGTCTACTGGGAGCGGCGCGGACAGCTGCCCTGGCACTGA
- a CDS encoding pyridoxamine 5'-phosphate oxidase family protein, with protein sequence MGKTYERIDGRLRTFIEAQPLFFTASAPLSGDGTVNLSPKGLRGSFVILDELTVAYLDFAGSSAETIAHLRENGRITLMWCAFQGPPNIVRVHGRGEPVFRDDPRFAGLLARFPDIDATAHGLRAVIVVRAELIRDSCGFAVPRMAYESDRELHAQRFAREDDASLSEYFAKKDHIATSMDGLPGLPLPLGPI encoded by the coding sequence ATGGGAAAGACCTACGAGCGCATCGACGGCAGGCTGCGGACGTTCATCGAGGCGCAGCCCCTCTTCTTCACCGCGTCCGCCCCACTGTCGGGCGACGGCACGGTCAACCTCTCCCCCAAGGGCCTCCGGGGCTCGTTCGTGATCCTCGACGAACTCACCGTGGCCTACCTCGACTTCGCCGGCTCCAGCGCGGAGACGATCGCGCACCTGCGGGAGAACGGCCGGATCACCCTCATGTGGTGCGCCTTCCAGGGCCCGCCGAACATCGTGCGCGTGCACGGCCGCGGCGAACCGGTCTTCCGGGACGACCCGCGCTTCGCCGGCCTGCTCGCCCGCTTCCCCGACATCGACGCGACCGCGCACGGACTGCGCGCCGTCATCGTCGTCCGGGCCGAACTCATCCGCGACTCCTGCGGGTTCGCGGTGCCCCGCATGGCGTACGAGTCGGACCGCGAGCTGCACGCCCAGCGCTTCGCCCGGGAGGACGACGCCTCGCTCAGCGAGTACTTCGCCAAGAAGGACCACATCGCCACCAGCATGGACGGATTGCCGGGACTCCCGCTGCCCCTGGGTCCGATCTAG
- a CDS encoding argininosuccinate synthase yields MTERVVLAYSGGLDTSVAIGWIAEETGAEVIAVAVDVGQGGEDLDVIRKRALACGAVEAEVADAKDEFAEEYCLPAIKANALYMDRYPLVSALSRPTIVKHLVAAAQKHGATTVAHGCTGKGNDQVRFEAGIVALAPGLRCIAPVRDYAMTRDKAIAFCEEKNLPIATSKKSPYSIDQNVFGRAVETGFLEDIWNAPIEDIYEYTSNPATPREADEVVITFQDGVPVAVDGKPVTVLQAVQQLNERAGAQGVGRIDMVEDRLVGIKSREVYEAPGAIALITAHQELENVTVERELARYKRQVEQRWGELVYDGQWFSPLKRALDGFIDEANQYVSGDIRMTLHGGRAVVTGRRSEASLYDFDLATYDTGDTFDQTAAKGFIDIYSLSSKIAARRQSRA; encoded by the coding sequence GTGACCGAGCGCGTCGTACTCGCCTACTCGGGCGGCCTGGACACCTCCGTCGCCATCGGCTGGATCGCCGAGGAGACGGGCGCCGAGGTCATCGCGGTCGCGGTCGATGTCGGCCAGGGCGGCGAGGACCTGGACGTCATCCGCAAGCGCGCGCTCGCGTGCGGCGCGGTCGAGGCCGAAGTGGCCGACGCCAAGGACGAGTTCGCCGAGGAGTACTGCCTCCCGGCGATCAAGGCCAACGCCCTCTACATGGATCGTTATCCGCTGGTCTCCGCGCTCTCCCGGCCGACGATCGTCAAGCACCTCGTCGCCGCCGCCCAGAAGCACGGCGCCACCACCGTCGCCCACGGCTGCACCGGCAAGGGCAACGACCAGGTCCGCTTCGAGGCCGGCATCGTCGCCCTCGCGCCCGGCCTCAGGTGCATCGCCCCGGTCCGTGACTACGCGATGACCCGCGACAAGGCCATCGCGTTCTGCGAGGAGAAGAACCTCCCGATCGCGACCAGCAAGAAGTCCCCGTACTCCATCGACCAGAACGTCTTCGGGCGGGCCGTCGAGACCGGCTTCCTCGAGGACATCTGGAACGCCCCGATCGAGGACATCTACGAGTACACCTCGAACCCGGCCACCCCGCGCGAGGCCGACGAGGTGGTCATCACCTTCCAGGACGGCGTCCCGGTCGCCGTCGACGGCAAACCCGTCACCGTGCTCCAGGCCGTCCAGCAGCTCAACGAGCGCGCCGGAGCCCAGGGCGTCGGCCGGATCGACATGGTCGAGGACCGTCTCGTCGGCATCAAGTCCCGTGAGGTGTACGAGGCTCCCGGCGCGATCGCCCTGATCACCGCCCACCAGGAGCTGGAGAACGTCACCGTCGAGCGCGAACTGGCGCGCTACAAGCGCCAGGTCGAGCAGCGCTGGGGTGAACTGGTCTACGACGGCCAGTGGTTCTCCCCGCTCAAGCGCGCCCTGGACGGCTTCATCGACGAGGCGAACCAGTACGTCTCCGGGGACATCCGGATGACCCTGCACGGCGGCCGCGCGGTCGTCACCGGCCGGCGCTCCGAGGCGTCGCTGTACGACTTCGACCTCGCCACCTACGACACCGGCGACACGTTCGACCAGACCGCGGCCAAGGGCTTCATCGACATCTACAGCCTGTCGTCGAAGATCGCGGCGCGGCGTCAGTCGCGGGCCTAG
- a CDS encoding lysophospholipid acyltransferase family protein, protein MSSPAQTHTDSLVVLLTPEGPLSRFTLIKAVLGPIMRLMFRPRVEGAENIPGEGAVILAGNHLTFIDSMIMPLFCDRQVFFIGKDEYVTGKGLKGRLMAWFFTGCGMIPVDRDGGRGGVAALMTGRRVLEEGKVFSIYPEGTRSPDGRLYRGRTGIARLAMMTGAPVVPFAIIGTDKIQPGGAGFPRPGRVTVRFGEAMEFSRYEGMDRDRYVLRAVTDSVMTEVMRLSGQEYVDMYATKAKAA, encoded by the coding sequence ATGTCCTCACCTGCACAGACTCATACAGATTCCCTGGTCGTTCTCTTGACACCGGAGGGCCCGTTGTCCCGCTTCACGCTCATCAAGGCAGTGCTCGGACCGATCATGCGCCTGATGTTCCGCCCACGGGTGGAGGGCGCGGAGAACATCCCGGGTGAGGGTGCGGTGATCCTGGCCGGGAACCACCTGACGTTCATCGACTCGATGATCATGCCGCTCTTCTGCGACCGCCAGGTGTTCTTCATCGGCAAGGACGAGTACGTCACCGGCAAGGGTCTCAAGGGCCGGCTGATGGCCTGGTTCTTCACCGGCTGCGGCATGATCCCGGTCGACCGGGACGGTGGCCGCGGCGGTGTCGCGGCGCTGATGACCGGCCGCCGGGTGCTGGAGGAGGGCAAGGTCTTCAGCATCTACCCGGAGGGCACGCGCTCCCCCGACGGCCGGCTGTACCGGGGCCGGACGGGTATCGCCCGGCTGGCCATGATGACCGGCGCGCCCGTCGTGCCGTTCGCGATCATCGGCACCGACAAGATCCAGCCCGGCGGCGCCGGCTTCCCGCGCCCCGGCCGCGTCACGGTCCGCTTCGGCGAGGCGATGGAGTTCTCCCGCTACGAGGGCATGGACCGCGACCGCTACGTCCTGCGGGCGGTGACCGACTCGGTGATGACCGAGGTCATGCGGCTGTCCGGACAGGAGTACGTCGACATGTACGCCACCAAGGCGAAGGCGGCGTAG
- the argH gene encoding argininosuccinate lyase has product MSSNSGDVRLWGGRFADGPAEALAKLSASVHFDWRLAPYDIAGSRAHARVLHKAGLLTEDELTRMLAGLDRLEADVADGSFVGTIADEDVHTALERGLLEHLGPDLGGKLRAGRSRNDQVATLFRMYLRDHARVVGGLIADLQDALIGLAEAHPDVAMPGRTHLQHAQPVLFAHHVLAHAQALSRDAERLRQWDARTAVSPYGSGALAGSSLGLDPEAVARDLGFEHGSVGNSIDGTASRDFAAEFAFITAMIGVNLSRIAEEIIIWNTKEFSFVTLHDAFSTGSSIMPQKKNPDIAELARGKSGRLIGNLTGLMATLKALPLAYNRDLQEDKEPVFDSIDQLEVLLPAFTGMMATLTVHRERMAELAPAGFSLATDIAEWLVKQGVPFRVAHEVAGECVKVAEAEGKELDELTDEQFAKISAHLTPEVRSVLNVHGALASRDGRGGTAPSAVAVQLAEVRADVAAQHEWATAKR; this is encoded by the coding sequence GTGAGCAGCAACAGCGGTGACGTACGGCTCTGGGGCGGTCGTTTCGCCGACGGTCCCGCCGAGGCCCTGGCGAAGCTGTCCGCGTCCGTCCACTTCGACTGGCGGCTCGCGCCCTACGACATCGCCGGTTCGCGTGCCCACGCGCGCGTGCTGCACAAGGCGGGGCTGCTCACCGAGGACGAGCTGACCCGGATGCTCGCCGGGCTGGACCGGCTGGAGGCGGACGTCGCCGACGGTTCCTTCGTCGGCACGATCGCCGACGAGGACGTCCACACCGCCCTGGAGCGCGGCCTGCTGGAGCACCTCGGCCCCGACCTCGGCGGCAAGCTCCGCGCGGGCCGCTCGCGCAACGACCAGGTCGCGACCCTGTTCCGCATGTACCTGCGGGACCACGCCCGGGTCGTCGGCGGTCTGATCGCCGATCTCCAGGACGCGCTGATCGGGCTCGCGGAGGCCCACCCGGACGTGGCGATGCCCGGCCGCACCCACTTGCAGCACGCCCAGCCGGTGCTCTTCGCCCACCACGTCCTGGCGCACGCGCAGGCCCTGTCCCGGGACGCGGAGCGCCTGCGCCAGTGGGACGCGCGCACGGCCGTGTCGCCGTACGGCTCCGGTGCCCTGGCGGGGTCCTCCCTCGGCCTGGACCCGGAGGCGGTCGCCAGGGACCTCGGCTTCGAGCACGGCAGCGTCGGCAACTCCATCGACGGCACGGCCTCCCGTGACTTCGCGGCGGAGTTCGCCTTCATCACCGCGATGATCGGCGTGAACCTCTCCCGGATCGCCGAGGAGATCATCATCTGGAACACGAAGGAGTTCTCCTTCGTGACCCTGCACGACGCGTTCTCCACCGGCTCGTCGATCATGCCGCAGAAGAAGAACCCCGACATCGCCGAGCTGGCGCGCGGCAAGTCGGGCCGTCTGATCGGCAACCTGACGGGACTGATGGCCACCCTCAAGGCCCTTCCGCTCGCGTACAACCGCGACCTCCAGGAGGACAAGGAGCCGGTCTTCGACTCCATCGACCAGCTGGAGGTCCTGCTGCCCGCCTTCACCGGCATGATGGCCACGCTGACCGTCCACCGCGAGCGCATGGCGGAACTGGCCCCGGCCGGCTTCTCGCTCGCCACCGACATCGCCGAGTGGCTGGTCAAGCAGGGTGTGCCGTTCCGGGTCGCGCACGAGGTGGCCGGTGAGTGCGTCAAGGTCGCCGAGGCCGAGGGCAAGGAGCTCGACGAGCTGACCGACGAGCAGTTCGCGAAGATCTCCGCCCACCTCACGCCCGAGGTGCGGTCGGTGCTCAACGTGCACGGGGCCCTGGCCTCGCGGGACGGCCGCGGCGGCACGGCACCGAGTGCGGTGGCCGTCCAGCTGGCCGAGGTCAGGGCGGACGTGGCGGCCCAGCACGAGTGGGCCACCGCCAAGCGATGA